The Peribacillus sp. FSL P2-0133 genome has a segment encoding these proteins:
- a CDS encoding iron ABC transporter permease: protein MIVGIGLLLISVVASINFGAADLSYRDVYNALFQFDEDNPAHTIIRQLRFPRAVAAICVGAALAVSGAIMQGMTRNPLASPSIMGVTAGSSFLIAIALVVIPGITYLGLMMFSFVGAGLGAALVFGITSFSRGGITPVKLALAGSAITSLLSSLSTAVGIKFNISKDISYWFAGGVSSVQPQHVLFTLPFILAGLLLALALSRSISILSLGEEVAKGLGQNTGIVKLMGTIVVLLLTGAAVSIAGMIGFIGLVIPHITRFLIGNDYRLIIPCSAILGGVLLIVSDIVGRMVNAPFETPVGAITAIIGVPFFLYLARKEGRGL, encoded by the coding sequence ATGATAGTAGGTATTGGCTTATTGCTCATTTCGGTCGTGGCTTCGATTAACTTTGGGGCTGCCGATTTAAGTTATCGTGATGTTTACAACGCATTATTTCAATTCGATGAAGATAATCCGGCACATACGATCATTCGGCAATTAAGGTTTCCACGTGCAGTCGCCGCTATATGTGTAGGAGCTGCTTTAGCCGTTTCCGGAGCGATCATGCAGGGAATGACAAGAAATCCATTGGCATCACCTTCGATAATGGGTGTAACGGCGGGTTCTTCATTCCTAATTGCAATTGCTCTCGTGGTTATACCAGGTATAACTTACCTTGGTTTAATGATGTTCTCTTTTGTAGGTGCAGGTTTAGGGGCAGCATTGGTTTTCGGGATTACATCGTTTTCGAGAGGCGGCATTACACCTGTAAAGCTCGCGTTGGCCGGCTCGGCCATTACCTCCTTGCTTAGCTCACTTTCTACGGCAGTCGGGATTAAATTCAATATTTCAAAGGACATAAGCTATTGGTTTGCTGGGGGAGTTTCAAGTGTGCAGCCGCAGCATGTTTTATTTACGCTGCCATTTATATTGGCCGGGCTATTGTTAGCTTTAGCCCTTTCGCGTTCTATTTCCATTCTCAGCCTAGGTGAAGAAGTGGCAAAGGGACTTGGACAAAATACAGGCATAGTGAAACTAATGGGAACGATTGTAGTATTGTTGCTGACGGGAGCTGCAGTATCAATAGCGGGAATGATAGGATTCATAGGTTTGGTCATTCCCCATATTACAAGGTTTCTGATAGGTAATGATTATCGGCTGATCATTCCATGTTCGGCAATTTTGGGTGGGGTGCTATTGATTGTGTCCGATATCGTCGGACGCATGGTGAATGCCCCATTCGAGACACCTGTTGGAGCCATAACAGCCATTATCGGTGTCCCCTTTTTCCTTTATTTAGCACGTAAAGAAGGGAGGGGATTATGA
- a CDS encoding ABC transporter ATP-binding protein, which yields MLTVIKRFLNYYKPYKRLFIIDFSCAVLIAVLELVFPLAVNRIIDDLLPSNNWKYIIIACIVLLSIYLLSTLLNFIVSYYGHKLGINIETDLRENLFSKLQKQSFKFFDNNKTGHLVSRMTNDLMDIGEIAHHGPEDLFIAFMTIFGAFFVMFQINWQLAIIVFTVVPFLIILSVYFSRKMTRAFKMMFGDIANYNARIENNISGIRVVQSFTKEAHEIQLFNRSNSEFRLTKLLAYKIMAWSTSMNFILMKLVALTVLGCGAWYVIHGKMTYGEFVAFIMLSNIFIAPIKQISSILETLPKGYAGFKRYLELVDMFPDIHDVKDAIEVDHVKGNVVFENVSFGYEADRTILKDISFSVTAGNTIALVGASGGGKTTLCSLLPRFYDIQSGSIQIDGIDIREYKLTSLRKHIGIVQQDVFLFDGTIRDNIMYGNTEATEAQLTQAIEDAQLNDLIEQLPEGLDTLIGERGVKLSGGQKQRVSIARIFLKNPPILILDEATSALDTETEKAVQKALERLSINRTTLVIAHRLATIKHADRIIVVQNGEIIEQGAHDNLLHQDGAYKNLILAQTV from the coding sequence ATGTTGACTGTTATCAAGCGTTTCTTAAATTATTATAAACCTTATAAAAGGCTATTCATTATTGATTTTTCATGTGCAGTTTTAATTGCCGTTTTAGAATTGGTCTTCCCTCTGGCAGTAAACCGAATAATAGATGACTTATTACCATCTAACAATTGGAAATACATAATTATTGCTTGCATAGTGCTTCTTTCCATCTACTTATTAAGTACTCTATTAAACTTCATCGTTTCTTACTACGGACATAAACTTGGTATAAATATCGAAACGGATCTTAGGGAAAATCTATTCTCCAAGCTTCAAAAGCAATCCTTTAAATTTTTTGATAATAATAAAACAGGACATTTAGTATCCAGGATGACGAATGATTTAATGGATATCGGGGAAATCGCACACCATGGTCCAGAGGATTTATTTATAGCGTTCATGACCATTTTTGGCGCCTTCTTTGTCATGTTTCAAATTAATTGGCAATTAGCCATTATCGTATTTACCGTCGTTCCTTTTTTAATAATCTTATCCGTTTATTTCAGCCGTAAAATGACAAGGGCTTTCAAAATGATGTTTGGTGATATCGCGAATTATAATGCCCGTATCGAAAATAATATTAGTGGCATCCGCGTTGTCCAATCCTTCACTAAAGAAGCTCATGAAATTCAGTTATTCAATCGCAGCAACTCAGAATTTCGCCTAACAAAGCTACTTGCTTATAAAATTATGGCGTGGAGTACATCCATGAACTTCATACTTATGAAATTAGTCGCCTTAACCGTGTTAGGCTGCGGAGCATGGTATGTCATCCATGGAAAAATGACTTATGGGGAATTCGTGGCATTCATCATGCTATCCAATATCTTCATAGCACCAATCAAACAAATCAGCTCGATTTTGGAAACCTTGCCAAAGGGTTATGCAGGGTTCAAAAGATACCTGGAATTGGTTGATATGTTTCCAGATATTCATGATGTCAAGGATGCGATCGAAGTTGATCATGTAAAAGGTAATGTAGTTTTTGAAAATGTTTCTTTTGGCTATGAAGCGGACAGAACGATACTGAAGGATATCTCATTTTCCGTAACGGCAGGTAACACGATTGCATTGGTAGGTGCTTCAGGCGGCGGTAAAACAACATTATGCAGTTTGCTGCCCCGCTTCTACGATATCCAGTCAGGAAGTATTCAAATTGATGGCATCGATATCAGGGAATACAAATTGACTTCATTAAGAAAACATATCGGCATCGTACAACAAGATGTCTTTTTATTTGATGGAACGATTCGGGATAACATCATGTACGGCAATACCGAGGCAACCGAAGCCCAATTGACCCAAGCCATCGAAGATGCTCAATTAAATGACTTGATCGAACAATTGCCCGAAGGCTTGGATACGTTGATTGGAGAACGTGGAGTGAAATTATCAGGTGGGCAAAAGCAGCGTGTCTCGATTGCCCGTATATTCCTAAAGAATCCACCGATATTAATACTCGATGAAGCCACTTCCGCACTAGACACCGAGACCGAAAAAGCAGTTCAGAAAGCATTGGAACGACTCTCGATAAATCGGACTACACTTGTCATTGCACATAGATTAGCGACAATTAAACATGCCGATCGCATCATCGTTGTACAAAATGGGGAAATCATCGAACAAGGTGCCCATGATAACTTGCTCCATCAAGACGGAGCATATAAAAATCTGATTCTTGCCCAAACTGTATAA
- a CDS encoding ABC transporter substrate-binding protein, protein MYKVLSTKKMLQAMGAGLLALSLAACGDEEATDSQSSTNKTDQTSAKDQQAEAKTRTLTDAMGNKVVVPANPKRVIATYLEDNLVALGIKPVAQWSVKDGASIQGYLQDELDGIPTIPHDLPFEAVQKMEPDLIIMDSASMVEGGKYEQYNKIAPTYVIGTEVNNDWRDELKRVGEVFGKEEAAKKALEKYDAKVVKAKETLKKETDNPSVAAVWLVGGKFFVVSDNLSSGAVMYDDLGLKVPAVVKEISASATGNWSAISLEKLVEMDADHLFLINSDEATGSEALNESLWKSIPAVKSGNVHEFSADESWLYTGAIANEQIIDNVLKSLVK, encoded by the coding sequence ATGTATAAAGTGTTGAGCACAAAAAAAATGTTACAGGCGATGGGCGCTGGATTATTAGCCCTTTCCTTAGCTGCCTGCGGTGACGAAGAAGCGACGGATAGTCAATCTTCTACAAATAAAACAGATCAAACTTCAGCTAAAGACCAACAAGCAGAAGCCAAAACAAGAACCTTAACGGATGCAATGGGGAACAAGGTAGTTGTCCCAGCTAATCCGAAACGTGTCATCGCTACATATCTTGAGGATAATCTTGTCGCTCTTGGGATAAAGCCTGTCGCTCAATGGAGTGTGAAAGATGGGGCAAGTATACAGGGGTATTTACAAGACGAACTTGATGGAATTCCTACCATTCCACATGACCTCCCTTTTGAAGCTGTTCAAAAAATGGAACCGGACTTAATCATCATGGACTCTGCGAGCATGGTTGAAGGTGGAAAGTATGAGCAATATAATAAAATCGCCCCTACATATGTAATCGGAACCGAGGTAAACAATGACTGGCGTGATGAATTGAAGCGCGTTGGAGAAGTATTTGGGAAGGAAGAAGCCGCTAAGAAGGCTTTAGAAAAGTATGATGCTAAAGTTGTAAAGGCGAAAGAAACCTTAAAAAAAGAAACGGATAATCCTTCCGTGGCAGCCGTTTGGCTAGTCGGCGGTAAATTCTTTGTGGTAAGCGACAACCTATCCAGCGGAGCTGTCATGTATGATGATTTAGGCTTGAAAGTTCCGGCTGTCGTAAAGGAAATATCCGCTAGTGCAACAGGAAACTGGAGCGCCATCTCTCTAGAGAAGTTAGTGGAAATGGATGCCGATCACCTATTCTTGATCAATAGTGATGAAGCCACTGGCTCTGAAGCCTTGAATGAGTCTTTATGGAAAAGCATTCCTGCTGTAAAATCCGGAAATGTTCATGAGTTTTCTGCTGATGAAAGCTGGTTATACACTGGTGCAATCGCTAATGAACAAATCATTGATAATGTTTTAAAAAGTTTAGTGAAATAA